tgcttttcttcattgaaaacacatttaactttttctaaaattgaaacttaCCATTCCATCCATTCTTGTTTTCACAATTTACATTGGCCTCATGATTCAATAAGCTTCTAGTTGACTCTAAATGTCCAAGAGTTACAGCTAACATCAAGGCTGTACGACCTCTACTGTCCACTTTTTCTTTATCATGCTGAAATTAGGGTTGTCCTGCTTACTTACTATGTTtagtttatgaaaaattagttggtaattaaatttaactaataAGTTCCACATCTAAGGTCTAGATTCTGTAATCATTTACATTTAACATTGAGGATATACAGTAATACTGTAAGGAACAAGTTTCAgcgttttttttccatttaaatactGTCAGAATAGCAATGTTTCTGcctatgtttttttaaaagacaAACCTTGtatgtttttataatttggtGTGCCTACTTCTTGTGGTTTTAAGAAAATACCCCCCACAAATAATCTACATAGCTGAGTACACAGCCCTTAAAAATTGCAGCATTGACATTGTTATTGGCCAGTAAAGCCAATCATAGAAAAGGACATTCTGACAGGGCCAAGCAGTGATTAGAAAAATATAGATATTGAACaacattgaataaaaattttgccactaAGTTTTACATTAGAAGAAAATGTAGATGTAGTGTCATATTTCGGCAGTGGTGTACACTATACACCTTCATCAAATCCCTTTTGGACAGAGATGTAACCACACTGGTAAGTTTAGATTTAAAGATGTTACTGTTTAAGCCATGTTATAATATTGAATAActataaattaagttttatctTAGTGATACTAGTAAATAGACAAATTCACAACTCAATAAAACAAGAACTTAAAAGTGGTTCCTTACATTTTGTTCATTCAAAACTTTTTCCAAAAGTTTGTAATCATTATTCCATACAAGCCAATGTAAAGGATACTCTGCCTTAATGTATTCTTCAGAAACCATATTTTCCTGCTTGCCAAGTATTCTGCAGTACTgaggtaaataaaaatcaaatcataatttgatttttctttggaaaacgACTAAAATTTTCTAGGAAAAACCTCTTAAGTGTACCATTCACTATCTTACCGCAgccatttgttttaattaattagcttTGTCAACTTCTGTtcgtttgaaatattttgacatACGACAAGTTAACACGGCAGGATATCCAACTTAACTGTATGAAATTACTgagattttttctctttttaatttattactttttagcATAGAGCTActtgctgttgttttttgtaGACCGTAGTCTTTTTAGATGCaagtatttttattgtacacttttagaaaattatgcGTTAGTCAAAGTTGAAGGTGTCCATATAATTTCATCCCTTGATGTGGAAAGGAAGCATTTCCGACATGTATTCACGCTAACAATATATGTAATATGAATGTTTCGGAAGATCTTTGTCTGATTAACGATAACAATAGACAATTTTTGTTGTATTGCAGTCTCTTCATTATTTGAATAGCGtaaaagtaagttttttttatgtcgacGGTATTATAATTTCTTTACCAAGATCTTCATTGTTAACAGAAAAGCATATTATAGCAATTCGACGTGGTTCTTcgaaatattcaatattttacgAATCTTCCGGTAATACTTAAGAAAAATCGTGACAAATTTAGGaaagaaacttaaaatatttcgagCACGTGAcgtttgagaaaaaaagtaaatgtaCATATGTTGTCACAATCTAtctcaaaatatgttttccaAATCCCGTCGAAAGTTAAATAATGAGgcaattaaaatcgaaaaaatgacGATCGAACTCCAATCGTGATTTTGAGAAACCAGTCTCACAtgtcaatttaattaatgtttgttCGAACAAATGGTAAATATACAATGCCAACCTACACATGTATATGCAGATACTAACAGATATTacaaaattagaatttaaaaaaaatcaaataaatacaaTCTTATTGTATAGCACAAGTTCGGTTTAACTTTAAACCTCTCGACTTCAAAGCAACTTTCTTCATATTATggtctttagttttttttgatgaaaattttcgcCTACACTGAACTACGGGCGGAGTATAAGGAGTGATTTCTGCCTCTAATATGGGATTCTGTTTGTCCACATCTAAACTATTCAGACGTAGATTAAAATATCTGGCTACCACGTCtgcgaaagaaaaattgaccTAGAAAACCATAATATAAGCAAAtctaaatttcatataaaggTCACGACAGGAACATTACATTTTCTCCAGTTTTGGCCGACATCACGTaactatataatttattttcgcgGGCAAAATACTTTGCCTCATCAGGcctaattatttttctgtgcTCCAAATCACCTAAAAACCTATCCATTTTTTGCATTAGTTCAAAAAGTACAGTATCTTACACTTATTTCCAACTATCACAATGGAAATATGTCTATTTTCACCGTGACGGTACCGCAAGATTTGATCTATCTTTCTCAGCCAAGAAGTAAGCGAATCAAAACTTTTCTTATTAGTCAAATCATAAAGCAGAATAActatctaaaaaatattacacaaaaaggaatattattttttagagtttctttaatattatttgtaaatatttacgtTTGCTTTGAACAAATATGTTCCTAACATCTGATCGGTACATTCCGACCCGCTAACGTCAGTAATCCGAACAATTATGTCTTTATTTTTGGCCAGTGAAATCCTTTTTACGTAGAAATTGGCTCCGATCGTAGGC
This portion of the Euwallacea fornicatus isolate EFF26 chromosome 4, ASM4011564v1, whole genome shotgun sequence genome encodes:
- the LOC136338789 gene encoding ras-related protein Rab-28-like codes for the protein MSDSEEDSKEKHLKLVVLGEQNVGKTNLVKKYCHDEFSRIYVPTIGANFYVKRISLAKNKDIIVRITDVSGSECTDQMLGTYLFKANIVILLYDLTNKKSFDSLTSWLRKIDQILRYRHGENRHISIVIVGNKCDLEHRKIIRPDEAKYFARENKLYSYVMSAKTGENVNFSFADVVARYFNLRLNSLDVDKQNPILEAEITPYTPPVVQCRRKFSSKKTKDHNMKKVALKSRGLKLNRTCAIQ